AGACGCGGCGAGCCGCCCTGACGGATCCAGTCCTGATAGCCACCAACGTACTCACGAACCTTGCCTTCGCCCTCGAAGACCAGCGTGCTGGTGACCACGTTGTCGAGGAATGCCCGGTCGTGGCTGACCATCAGTACGGTGCCGTTGAAGGTCAGCAGCACTTCTTCGAGCAGCTCGAGGGTTTCCACATCGAGGTCGTTGGTTGGTTCGTCGAGTACCAGCAGGTTGGCCGGTTTGCTGAACAGCTTCGCCAGCAACAGTCGTGCGCGCTCACCACCCGACAACGCCTTGACCGGCGTGCGCGCACGCTGCGGACTAAACAGGAAGTCGCCGAGATAGCTCAGCACGTGGCGGCTCTGCCCGTCGATGTCGATGAAGTCACGACCTTCGGCGACGTTGTCGATCACGGTTTTTTCCAGATCCAGCTGATGGCGCAACTGGTCGAAATAGGCCACGTCGATGCGCGTGCCCTCTTCGACTTTGCCGCTGGTCGGTTGCAGACCGCTGAGCATCAGTTTCAGCAGTGTGGTCTTGCCGGTACCGTTGGCGCCGAGCAGACCGATACGGTCGCCGCGCTGCAGGACCATGGAGAAATCCTTGATCAGGAACGGCCCGCCCGGGTGCGCGAAGCTCACGTTCTCCAGCACCATCACCTGCTTGCCGGATTTGTCGGCGGTTTCCAGCTGGATGTTGGCTTTGCCGGTACGCTCGCGACGCTCACTGCGCTCGACGCGCAGGGCCTTCAGCGCACGCACGCGGCCTTCGTTACGGGTACGCCGGGCCTTGATGCCCTGGCGGATCCACACTTCTTCCTGAGCCAGGCGCTTGTCGAACAGCGCATTGGCGGTTTCTTCAGCGGCCAGTGCGGCCTCTTTGTGCACGAGGAAACTGGCGTAGTCGCCGTTCCAGTCGATCAGGCCGCCGCGATCCAGTTCAAGAATGCGAGTGGCCAGGTTTTGCAAGAAGGAACGGTCGTGCGTGATGAACAGCACGGCGCCCTGGAAATCTTTCAGCGCTTCTTCGAGCCAGGCAATCGCACCGATGTCCAGGTGGTTGGTTGGTTCGTCGAGCAGCAGCAGATCCGGTTCGGACACCAGCGCCTGCGCCAGCAGGACGCGACGACGCCAGCCGCCGGACAGCTCGGCAAGGGTCTTGTCGGCCGGCAGTTGCAGGCGGCTCAGGGTGCTGTCGACCAGCGTCTGCAAGCGCCAGCCGTCACGGGCTTCGAGGTCGTGCTGGACGTGCATCAGCTTGTCCAGATCGGCGTCGGTGACGATGTTCTGGCTCAGATGGTGATATTCGGCGAGCAACGCGCCAACACCATCGAGGCCTTCAGCCACCACGTCGAATACCGTCCGGTCGTCGGCCACCGGCAATTCTTGCGGCAATTCGCCGATTTTCAGACCGGGGGCACGCCACACCGAGCCGTCATCGGGCTTCTGATCGCCCTTGACCAGTTTCATCATGCTGGACTTGCCAGTGCCGTTGCGGCCGATGATGCACACCCGCTCTCCACGGGCGATCTGCCAGGATACCTTGTCCAACAACGGCATAGCGCCGAACGCAAGGGACACATCGCTGAATTTGAGCAGGGTCATGAGCTTCTCCAAAAACCGGGGGCGCATTCTACCCGACTTGGGGCTTCAGCAGGCCGGCAATTTGTCGGTCGAAGCACTCTGCACAACATTTGTTGCGAACTTGTGCAGCGAGGCTCGCAAAGCTTTCGCCGCTTGCTGGCAAAAGGCTAAGCTACAGGCAATTCAGTGCGGATTTCGGTCAGCACTTGTCATGATTTCTCTGCCCGGATGTCTCATGCGCAGTCGCCTTCTCAGTGTTTTGTCCTGCTTGTTACTCACCGCCGCTGCCGCTCAATCCGTCCAGGCGGTGGACCTTTCCACCCAACGCCAGTATTACGATGAAGCCAAACGCGCCCTGGCCAAGGGCGATACCGGCCCGTATTTCCGCTACAGCCAGGCGCTGGCCGATTATCCGTTGGAACCGTACCTGGCCTACGACGAACTGACTGCGCGCCTGAAGACGGCGAGCAATGCGGAGATCGAGAAATTCCTCGCCGAACACGGCGACCTGCCGCAAGCCAACTGGATGAAGCTGCGCTGGTTGCGCTGGCTCGCCGACCGCGGCGACTGGGCGACCTTCGTCAAGTACTACGATCCGAAGCTGAACTTCACCGAGCTCGACTGCCTCAACGCGCAGTATCAGATCAGCCACGACAAGAAAGCCGAAGGCTATGCCAACGCGGAAAAACTCTGGCTGACCGGCAAATCGCAACCGGCCGCCTGTGACACCCTGTTCGGTATCTGGGCCGCGGACGGCCAATTGACCGAGCAGAAACGCTGGGAGCGCACCAAGCTCGCCGCGCAAGCACGCAATTATCCGCTGGCCAACAGTCTGATCAACGGCCTGACCACCCTCGCCCCGCGCGGTCGCTTGCTGGTCGACGTGGCGCAGAAACCCGAACTGCTCAATCAGCCCTCGCGCTTCACCCCGGCCGACGAGCCGATGTCCGACGTGGTTAGCCTCGGCCTGCGCCGCCTCGCCAGGCAGGACCCGGACAAGGCCATGGCCTTGCTCGACGGTTATGCCAGCAGCATGCATTTTTCTCGTGATGAAAAAGTCGCGATCGCCCGTGAGATCGGTCTGACCCTCGCGCGCCGTTTCGACAGCCGCGCCCTGGACGTGATGACCAAATACGATCCGGAGCTGCGCGACAACACCGTCTCGGAATGGCGCCTGCGCCTGCTGCTGCGTCTGGCCCGCTGGAATGATGCGTACGAGCTGACCAAACGTCTGCCGCAAGACCTGGCCACCACTAACCGTTGGCGCTACTGGCAGGCGCGCAGCCTGGAACTGGCCCAGCCACAAAACCCGCAAGCGCTGACCCTGTACAAGAATCTGGCGCGGGAACGTGACTTCTACGGCTTCCTCGCCGCAGACCGTTCACAGTCGCCTTACTCGCTGAACAACAAGCCGCTGGTGCTGAGCCAGGCACTGATCAACAAAGTGCGAAACACCCCCGGTGTACGTCGTGCGCTGGAGTTTCACGCGCGCGGGCAGATCGTCGACGGGCGTCGCGAGTGGTATCACGTCAGCCGCCATTTCAACCGCGATGAAATGGTCGCCCAGGCCAAGCTGGCCTACGACCTGAAGTGGTACTTCCCGGCGATTCGCACCATCAGTCAGGCGCAGTATTGGGACGATCTGGACATCCGCTTCCCGATGGCGCACCGCGATACCCTCGTGCGCGAAGCCAAGGTGCGTGGACTGCATTCGAGCTGGGTGTTCGCCATCACCCGGCAGGAAAGCGCCTTCATGGACGACGCGCGCTCGGGCGTCGGCGCCAGCGGTCTGATGCAATTGATGCCGGGCACCGCCAAGGAAACCGCGCGCAAGTTCAGCATTCCGCTGGCCTCGCCACAGCAAGTGCTCGATCCGGACAAGAACATCCAGCTCGGTGCCGCTTATCTGAGCCAGGTGCACAGTCAGTTCAACGGCAACCGCGTGCTCGCCTCGGCCGCTTACAACGCCGGCCCCGGACGCGTGCGTCAGTGGCTGCGCGGCGCCGATCACCTGAGCTTCGACGTCTGGGTGGAAAGCATTCCGTTCGACGAAACCCGTCAGTACGTGCAGAACGTGCTGTCGTACTCGGTGATCTATGGTCAGAAGCTCAACTCGCCACAACCGCTGGTGGATTGGCATGAGCGGTATTTTGATGATCAATAACCGGTAATCCCGGTTACGTAGGAGCTGCCGAAGGCTGCGATCTTTTGATCTTGCTTAAAAAATGCCCGCATCTGACTGCGGGCATTTTTACATCAAAAGATCGCAGCCTTCGGCAGCTCCTACGAGTCCACTGCGTGGCCATCATTAAACTGCAACGCCGCCAGCCGCGCGTACAGCGGATTGCTGGCGATCAATTGCTGGTGTGTCCCCACCGCGACCAGCTTTCCATGATCCATCACTGCAATTCGATCAGCGTTCTTCACCGTGGCCAGTCGGTGGGCGATCACCAGCGTGGTGCGGTTTTCCATCAGCGTCGGCAGGGCCTGCTGGATCAGATGCTCGCTCTGTGCATCGAGGGCGCTGGTGGCTTCATCCAGCAGCAGGATCGGCGCGTCCACCAGCAAGGCTCGGGCGATAGCCAGGCGCTGGCGCTGACCGCCTGACAGTCCAAGGCCGCCGTCGCCGAGATGAGTCTGATAGCCGTCCGGCATCTGTTCGATGAAGTCGTGGGCGTGGGCGATTCGCGCAGCTTCCTTGACCTGCGCAAGCGTGGCGGTAGGGCAGCCATAGCGAATGTTTTCCTCCACACTGCCGAAGAACAGCGCAGGGGTTTGCGAGACCAGTGCGAAACAGCGGCGCAGGTCCAGCGGATCAAGGCTGGTGAGCGGCACGCCATCGAGCAGAATCTGGCCCTCGCACGGATCGTAGAAGCGCAGCAACAGGTCGTAGATCGTGGACTTGCCCGCACCAGACGGCCCTACCAGTGCAAGGGTTTCGCCCGCCCTCACCGTCAGATCCAAGCCGTCGACGGCGTAGCTTTCTGGACGCGACGGGTAGGAAAAGCGCACTTCCCTGAGCTCAAGCTCACCTCTGATCCGCGCGGGCAGCGTCACCAATCCGCTCGTCGGTGGCTGAATGATGTTTTCCGAGCGCAGCAATTCCGCGATCCGTTCGGCGGCGCCCGCAGCGCGCTGCAGCTCACCGATCACTTCGCCCAACGTACCGAACGCACTGCCGACGATCAGGCTATAGAACACGAATGCCGCCAGCTCCCCGGCAGAGATCCGACCCGCCATCACGTCCATACCGCCGACCCACAACATCACCGCCACCGCGCCCAACACCAGCACGATCACCAGCGTGATCAACCACGCCCGCTGGAAAATGCGTTTACGCGCAGTTTCGAAAGCCTGCTCGACGGTCGAGGCGAAACGCTGCTCGTCCTGGACCTGGTGGTTGTAGGCCTGCACGGTTTTGATCTGACCGAGGGTTTCCGACACGTAACTGCCGATATCGGCGATCCGATCCTGGCTCTGGCGCGACAAATTGCGCACGCGGCGGCCAAATATGAGGATCGGCGCGATCACCAGCGGCAGTGCAATCACGACAATACTGGTCAACTTCGGATTGGTAATGAACAGCAGCACCACACCGCCGATCACCATCAGCAGATTGCGCAGGAACAGCGAGAGGGACGAGCCGATCACCGATTGCAGCAGCGTGGTATCGGCGGTCAGGCGCGACTGGATTTCCGAGCTGCGGTTGTCCTCATAAAAGCCCGGATGCAGATACACCAGGTGATTGAACACCTGACGACGAATATCGGCGACCACGCGCTCGCCGATCCACGACACCAGATAGAAACGAGCGAAAGTGCCGAGCGCCAGCCCGAGCACCAGCAGCATGAAAATGCCGATGGACTGATTGAGCAGATGCGGCGATCGGGTCATGAAACCCTGGTCTACCAACAACTTGATGCCCTGCCCCATCGACAGGGTAATGCCGGCGGTGACGATCAGCGCGAGCAAAGCGCCGAAGGCATGCCAGCGATACGGCAGGAGAAAATGACTGGTCAGGCGCAGGGCGCGCCGGTGTCGGGAAGAAAGCATGGAGATCATGGAATTCACGTCTGTGCAGATGGATCGGGCCAGCCTACAGACTCAGATGGGGTGGAACTCTGTAAATCACAATGAGTCAGGTTAAATATGCCCGGGATGTCCGGATGCTAGAAACGATTGGTCTAAGGTTGCGGTTGAGACGAGCGGTCATTTCTGTTTGAGTAGAGATGCCGCCCGCCGACAGACCGCAGGGAGTTGTCACAGCCTGGTCACGTGGCGGTTTTAACTTAGGCTCACAACCTGATGAGGAGACAGGCCATGTCCTTGCAACACAGCAGCGAAGACAAGATTGAAGTGATCCGCACCCAACCCGACCAGTCTCTGGGTTGCTCGATTATCGATAAGGACGGGCGCGAAGTACCGATCACTGAAAACATGATCCAGGACGCTTGCCGCGAACTGGAGAAGCGATTGGTCAAGCCTGCCGAACAAGAGTGATATAGCCACCGTCTTCCTGACCCGGCCCTGATTGGCCGGGTTTTTTATGCGCCTGATTTAGCTGCAAATCGTGTAGGAGCTGCCGAAGGCTGCGATCTTTTGATCTTCAAAAAGCAAGATCAAAAGATCGCAGCCTCGTTTCACTCGACAGCTCCTACAGCCAATGCCCTTATGGGACACGGATTGCCCCAAGCGCCTCGACAATCTGCCGCAACTCCGGCGCATCCCCTTCAATCCGCACCTTCAGCCCTTCGATCTCGCGTCGCACCGGATACTGCTTGCGCAACACATCAAACGCCGCACGCTGCTCAGCGACATTTCCAACGAGACTACGGCGGAAATCCGCATCATCGCGGCGCGGGTCGTACACGCCGCGGCACAACATCGCCAGCGCCCATGCCGGATCACTGTCGCCGTGCAGGGAAACTTCCGACAGCCACGGTGCGGGCAACAGATCACTCAACTGGATAACCGCAGGCTGGCTCATGAAAGCGCAGAAGGCCTGATAGATCTGCGCGGTCCCACGTTGCTTGCCGTCGAGGCTGTACCCGGCAATATGCGGCGTCGCCAATACACAAAGATCGGCCAGCGCAACATCGACTTCAGGCTCTTTTTCCCAGACGTCGAGCACTGCCTGCAGGTCTTCTCGCTCGAGCAGCACCTCACGCAGTACAGCATTGTCCACCACAGGGCCGCGCGCCGCGTTGATAAGCCATGCACCTTGCTTGAGTTGCTGCAGACGCTGTCGATCAAACAAATGCCAGGTCGCGTCGTCGCCACTACGAGTCAAAGGTGTATGCAGACTGATCACGTCGCACTGTTCGATGATCTGCTCAACGCTGACATAATCGCCGCCCTCGGCAGCCTGACGCGGCGGATCACAAACCTTTACGTTCCAGCCCAGGCCCTTCAGGACCTTGACCAAGCGACCACCGACTTCACCAGCGCCGACGACGCCGTAGGTGCGCTGAGTCAGATCAACGCCTTCGATTTCGGCCAGCGTCATCAGACTGCCCAGTACGTAATCGACCACACCCCGGGCATTGCACCCCGGCGCGCTAGACCAGCAGATGCCGGCCTCGTTGAAGTAATCCAGATCCAGATGATCGGTGCCGATGGTGCAGGTGCCGACAAAGCGCACCTTGCTGCCCTCGAGCAGCGCACGATTGACGTTGGTCACCGAACGCACCAGCAACACATCGGCCTGCTCGACCGTCGCACGGTCAATGGAGCGGCCCGGCACCCGGCGGATCTCGCCGAAACCGGCAAAAAAAGCGTCGAGCAGCGGGATATTTTCGTCGGCAACAATCAGCATGGCGGGCTCCTTGGGCGGATCGGCAGTTTAGGTGCAGACGCGTCGATCAGCCAGCAGCCTTTGCGCTTACAAATGCGCAACAGAGGATTTTTCCTGACCGGGGTGTCAGCGGCGTAGAATGCCCCGCCCCGTGCATCAATATTTTCTGGACGCTTTGCCTGTGAACCCTGTAATTGACCAACCTGTCGCTGTCTCCCTGACCCGCCCTGCGCGGATTCGTCTGGAGTTGAAAAACCTGCTCGCCCTGGCGCTGCCGATCATCATCGCGCAACTGGCGACCACGGCCATGGGCTTCGTCGACGCAGTGATGGCCGGGCGGGTCGGGCCAAAGGATCTGGCGGCAGTGGCACTGGGCAACTCGATCTGGGTGCCGGTGTTTCTGTTGATGACCGGCACCCTGCTCGCCACCACGCCGAAAGTGGCGCAACGTTTCGGCGCCGGCAAGCACAGCGAGATCGGCCCGATCGTGCGTCAGGCGCTGTGGCTGGCATTGGTGGTGGGATTGATCGCCACCTCGATGCTGGTCGCCGCTGAACCGGTGTTGCACCTGATGAAGGTCGACCCAGAGCTGATCGGCCCTTGCATGCAATACCTGCACGGCATCGCCAGCGGCTTGCCGGCGGTGGCCTTCTATCACGTGTTGCGTTGCACCAGTGACGGCATCGGCCGCACCCGCCCGGCCATGGTGCTGGGCCTGTGCGGTCTGGCATTGAACATCCCGCTGAATTACATCTTCATCTATGGCCACTTCGGCGTGCCGGCGATGGGCGGCGTCGGCTGCGGCTGGGCCACGGCGATCGTGATGTGGGTGATGGCGGTGGGGCTGGCCGGTTACGAACGCTGGGCGCCGGCCTATCGCTCGAGCGAACTGTTCGGCCGCTTCGACTGGCCGCAGTGGGCGGTGATCAAACGTCTGCTGTCGATCGGTTTGCCAATCGGCATCGCGGTGTTTGCCGAATCGAGCATCTTCGCCGTGATCGCCCTGCTGATTGGCAGCCTCGGCGCGACGGTGGTGGCCGGCCATCAGATCGCGCTCAACGTCAGTTCGCTGGTGTTCATGATCCCCTATTCGCTGGGCATGGCGGTCACCGTGCGCGTCGGCCAGGCGCTGGGCCGCGAGGAACCGCGTGAGGCGCGTTTTGCCGCCGGTGTCGGCATGGGCACCGCACTGGCCTACGCCTGCCTGTCGGCGAGCCTGATGCTGTTGCTGCGCGAGCCAATTGCGGCGATTTATACCGCTGACCCAACGGTGATTCACATTGCGGCGATGCTGATTGTCTATTCGGCGCTGTTCCAGTTTTCCGATGCAATTCAGGTCACTGCGGCTGGCGCGCTGCGTGGCTATCAGGACACTCGGGTGACGATGATCCTGACCCTGTTCGCCTATTGGGGTATTGGTCTGCCAGTCGGTTACGCGCTGGGCCTGAGCGACTGGCTCGGCGAGCCACGTGGCCCGAGCGGCTTGTGGCAGGGTCTGATTGTCGGTTTGAGCTGCGCGGCGCTGATGCTGTCGATCCGTCTGACACGCAGTGCGCGCAAGCGGATTCGGATCAGTCGTTCGGCGGGTTGATCACCCATAAAAAAGACCTGCATTTGCAGGTCTTTTTTTGCCCAGAGTCAGGACTTCTTGCGAATCCAGTACAGATAAGTGCCGGCCTCTTCATGCTGGCTAACCAGTTCATGGTCGAGGAACACACAGAACTTGGGGATGTCGCGTTTGGTCGAGGGATCGGTGGCGATCACCTTGAGCAGGCCGCCGGGTACCAGATCGCGGATGTGCTGGTGCAACATCATTACCGGCTCCGGGCAATTGAGGCCGGTGGCGTCGAGGGTGCCATCGACCGGGGTATCGATCATTTCACTCATGGTTCACTCCAGAAACTGGCCGGCATTGTCGCGCATTGCCGGGTATTCGGTCATCTGTGGCTTTACACCGCCCCCTGTAGGAGCTGCCGAAGGCTGCGATCTTTGATCCTGATCTTCAAAAACAAAGTCAAAAGATCGCAGCCTTCGGCAGCTCCTACACAGGGCTATCGCTATTTCAGCGGGATCTGGCTTTCTTGGTATCGTGCCGGCGCAAGTGGCAGGTCACTTCTTCGCGGTCGTGATACAGCTGCTTGCAGCCGATATCAACCTTGATCCCGCGAGCCTTGAAGCCATCGGCAATCCGCTCCAGCAGGCGCTTCACTTCGGCATAACGCTGTTTCATCGGCAGCTTCAGGTTGACCACCGCCTCGCGGCAATGTCCCTCGCCAATCCACTCTTCCAGCATCGCAGCGTTGCGCGCCGGTTTCTCGACGATGTCGCAGACCATCCAGTCAACCGGCTGCTTCGGCTTGAAGGTGAACCCGTCAGCCATCAGATGCTGGACCAGGCCGGTTTCCATCAGGCTTTCAGCCATCGGGCCGTTGTCGATGGCGGTGACCAGCATGCCACGGTTGACCAGTTGCCAGGTCCAGCCGCCCGGCGCGGCACCGAGGTCGACGCCAGTCATGTCGCTGTGCAGACGATCTTCCCACTGATCACGCGGAATGAAGTGGTGCCACGCCTCTTCCAGCTTCAAGGTCGAACGGCTAGGCGCTTCGCGGGGAAATTTCAGGCGTGGAATGCCCATCGGCCACATGGCCGAATTGCCGGCGTCGGCCATGCCGAGAAATACTTCGCGTCCGCTTTTGAAGGTCAGTAACAAACGCGGCTTGCTGGCGTCTTCGACCAGTTTGCCAGCGGCTGTCAGAGCCTTGCGCAGCGGGCCTTCGAACTTCTTGCAGAAGTTCGACAGTTCCTTGCCGTCATTGGTATCGACCACTTCCAGCCACAGACTGCCAAACACCGGGAAATCGGCCATGTGCGCGAGGATCACGCTGATCCGGTCGTTTTCCGGCAGATCGATGAAAAAGCCGCGCGCCCACTGCCGCGGGAAGATCAGTTCGGCGAAACGCTGACCGCGCATCAGGCGTTCGGCGCCGTCGGCTTCGGTGCAGACAAACTCGGCGCAGGCCGCAGCCGTTTTGGCTTTGGCGTAACCGGCGACATCGAGACGGGCGGCGAGGTCGGAAATCTCCGAACAGACTTCGCCTTCGAAGCCGGGCCGGCAATGCATGAATAGGGTGTTCATTCTTACTCCTGGGCAGCAGTCGATGATTCGGCTGCTGCGCGATGCTCAAGCCTTGCGCTGCCGCAATGCCTGTCACGAAAACCGGCGCATGATAGCCGAAGTCGGAACCTTGGTTCCGCCCATAGAGTCCAGTTATTAGCCAGCTACTCAAAACAGGGCTAGGTTTAATGCTCTGTCCGTCCCCTCAGTCCGTAGCCGTGCGGACTCAAAGGAGTGATCGTAATGCCGTCCCTCGATAGTCTGAAGTCACTGAAAACCCTACAAATCGACGCCACGACCTACCATTATTTCAGCCTGCCGGAAGCCGCCAAAAGCCTGGGCGACCTCGACAAGTTGCCGATGTCGTTGAAGGTCTTGCTGGAAAACCTGCTGCGCTGGGAAGACGAAAAAACCGTGACCGGTGCCGACCTCAAGGCCATTGCCGCCTGGCTCAAGGAGCGCCGCTCCGATCGGGAAATCCAGTACCGCCCGGCTCGCGTGTTGATGCAGGATTTTACCGGCGTCCCTGCCGTAGTCGACCTCGCTGCGATGCGTGCGGCGATGGCCAAGGCCGGTGGCGACCCGCAACGGATCAATCCGTTGTCGCCGGTGGATCTGGTGATCGACCACTCGGTAATGGTCGACAAGTTTGGCAGCGCCAGTGCATTCGAACAGAACGTCGACATTGAAATGCAACGCAATGGCGAGCGCTATGCCTTCCTGCGCTGGGGCCAGAGTGCGTTCGATAACTTCAGTGTGGTACCGCCGGGCACCGGCATCTGCCACCAGGTCAACCTCGAATATCTCGGCCGCACCGTGTGGACCAAAGAAGAGGATGGCCGCACCTACGCCTTCCCCGATACGCTGGTCGGCACCGACTCTCACACCACTATGATCAATGGCCTCGGCGTGCTCGGCTGGGGCGTTGGCGGGATCGAAGCGGAAGCGGCGATGCTCGGGCAACCGGTGTCGATGCTGATTCCGGAGGTGATCGGCTTCAAACTCACCGGCAAGCTCAAGGAAGGCATCACCGCGACCGACCTGGTGCTGACCGTCACGCAGATGCTGCGCAAGAAAGGCGTGGTTGGCAAATTCGTCGAATTCTATGGCGATGGCCTCGCCGACCTGCCGTTGGCCGACCGCGCGACCATCGCCAACATGGCCCCGGAATACGGTGCGACTTGCGGCTTCTTCCCGGTCGACGATGTCACCCTGGAATACCTGCGCCTGTCCGGCCGGCCGCCAGAAGTGGTGAAACTCGTCGAGGCGTACACCAAGGCTCAAGGCCTGTGGCGTCTGCCGGGTCAGGAACCGGTGTTCACCGACAGCCTGGCCTTGGACATGGGCAGCGTCGAGGCCAGTCTCGCCGGGCCGAAACGCCCGCAGGATCGCGTCTCGCTGCCGAATGTGGCGCAGGCCTTCAGTGACTTCATCGACCTGCAATTCAAACCCACCAGCAAGGAAGAAGGACGCCTGGAAAGCGAGGGCGGTGGCGGCGTCGCCGTGGGCAATGCCGATCTGGTGGGCGAAGCGGATTACGAATATGACGGCAAAACCTATCGCCTGAAAAACGGTGCCGTGGTCATCGCCGCGATCACCTCGTGCACCAACACTTCCAACCCGAGCGTGATGATGGCGGCCGGGCTGCTGGCGAAAAAAGCTGTCGAGAAAGGCCTGACGCGCAAGCCGTGGGTGAAAAGCTCACTGGCCCCCGGTTCGAAAGTCGTCACCGACTATTACAAGGCTGCCGGGCTGACTCAGTACCTTGATCAGCTCGGGTTTTCTTTGGTCGGCTATGGCTGCACCACCTGCATCGGCAACTCCGGGCCGCTGCCGGACCCGATCGAGAAGGCCATTCAGAAAGCCGATCTGACCGTCGCGTCAGTACTGTCCGGTAATCGCAATTTCGAAGGCCGGGTGCACCCGCTGGTTAAAACCAACTGGCTGGCCTCGCCGCCGCTGGTCGTCGCCTATGCATTGGCTGGCAGCGTGCGCACGGATATCAGCAGCGAACCGCTGGGCGAGGATCAGCAAGGCAATCCGGTGTATCTGCGCGATATATGGCCAAGCAGCCGGGAAATCGCCGAGGCGGTGAATCAGGTCAACACGGCGATGTTCCACAAGGAATATGCCGAAGTGTTCGCCGGTGATGAGCAATGGCAAGCCATCGAGGTGCCGCAAGCGGCGACTTACGTGTGGCAGGACGATTCGACCTACATTCAGCATCCACCTTTCTTTGACGATATTTCCGGCCCTTTGCCGGAAGTCAAAGACGTCAAAGGTGCGCGGGTACTGGCCTTGCTCGGTGATTCGGTAACCACCGACCACATCTCCCCCGCCGGCAATATCAAGATCGACAGCCCGGCCGGGCGTTATCTGCAGGAAAAAGGCGTCGAGCCGCGTGATTTCAACTCCTATGGCTCACGTCGCGGTAATCACGAAGTGATGATGCGCGGGACCTTCGCCAATATTCGTATCCGCAACGAAATGCTCGGGGGCGAGGAAGGCGGCAACACGATCTACATACCCAGCGGGGAAAAACTGGCCATCTATGATGCGGCCATGAAGTATCAGGCTTCGGGCACGCCACTGGTGGTGATTGCCGGCCAGGAATATGGCACCGGGTCAAGCCGTGACTGGGCCGCAAAAGGTACCAATCTGCTGGGGGTCAAAGCGGTGATTGCGGAGAGTTTCGAGCGTATTCACCGCTCCAATCTGGTCGGCATGGGTGTGCTGCCGTTACAGTTCAAGCTTGACCAGAATCGCAAGAGTCTCAATCTGACTGGCAAGGAAACATTCGAGATTCAGGGGCTGAGCGGTGTCGAGTTGACGCCGCGGATGAATCTGCCTCTGGTGATTACTCGCGAGGATGGGCGTCAGGAGAAGATTGAAGTCTTGTGCCGGATTGATACGTTGAACGAGGTCGAGTACTTCAAATCGGGGGGGATTCTGCATTATGTGTTGCGGCAGTTGATTGCTTCGTAAGGAGCAACATTTGTGAAGCTGCCCTTGGCTGCGATTTTTTGACTTTGGCTTTCAAGAGCAAGATCAAAAGATCGCAGCCTTCGGCAGCTCCTACGTACAGACGAAAAAAAACCCGCCGAAGCGGGTTTTTCCCAAGACCATTATCGACTCCCTGTCGGCAGCGATCCTTGCAAATGGTCGATCATCCATGATCCTGAAACACTCCCTGTGTCTCAGTTGATGTGTGTAGATTACCCAGTGGATCCAATCAGCAATAGTCGTAAAAGCTACCAACGCGTGTAAGACATTCGCCATACAAACACTTCCGAAAAC
This genomic interval from Pseudomonas koreensis contains the following:
- the acnA gene encoding aconitate hydratase AcnA codes for the protein MPSLDSLKSLKTLQIDATTYHYFSLPEAAKSLGDLDKLPMSLKVLLENLLRWEDEKTVTGADLKAIAAWLKERRSDREIQYRPARVLMQDFTGVPAVVDLAAMRAAMAKAGGDPQRINPLSPVDLVIDHSVMVDKFGSASAFEQNVDIEMQRNGERYAFLRWGQSAFDNFSVVPPGTGICHQVNLEYLGRTVWTKEEDGRTYAFPDTLVGTDSHTTMINGLGVLGWGVGGIEAEAAMLGQPVSMLIPEVIGFKLTGKLKEGITATDLVLTVTQMLRKKGVVGKFVEFYGDGLADLPLADRATIANMAPEYGATCGFFPVDDVTLEYLRLSGRPPEVVKLVEAYTKAQGLWRLPGQEPVFTDSLALDMGSVEASLAGPKRPQDRVSLPNVAQAFSDFIDLQFKPTSKEEGRLESEGGGGVAVGNADLVGEADYEYDGKTYRLKNGAVVIAAITSCTNTSNPSVMMAAGLLAKKAVEKGLTRKPWVKSSLAPGSKVVTDYYKAAGLTQYLDQLGFSLVGYGCTTCIGNSGPLPDPIEKAIQKADLTVASVLSGNRNFEGRVHPLVKTNWLASPPLVVAYALAGSVRTDISSEPLGEDQQGNPVYLRDIWPSSREIAEAVNQVNTAMFHKEYAEVFAGDEQWQAIEVPQAATYVWQDDSTYIQHPPFFDDISGPLPEVKDVKGARVLALLGDSVTTDHISPAGNIKIDSPAGRYLQEKGVEPRDFNSYGSRRGNHEVMMRGTFANIRIRNEMLGGEEGGNTIYIPSGEKLAIYDAAMKYQASGTPLVVIAGQEYGTGSSRDWAAKGTNLLGVKAVIAESFERIHRSNLVGMGVLPLQFKLDQNRKSLNLTGKETFEIQGLSGVELTPRMNLPLVITREDGRQEKIEVLCRIDTLNEVEYFKSGGILHYVLRQLIAS